Proteins found in one Amycolatopsis aidingensis genomic segment:
- a CDS encoding NAD(P)H-binding protein, with protein sequence MIVVTGATGGLGGAIVQYLLKRIPADQIGVSVRDAAKAQHFADRGVRVRQGSYEDPAALRDSFAGAEQVLLVSGNDPAADMVSLHRNAIEAAVAAGARRILYTSQQGAVPGNPYRPSDIHIATETILGDSGVDWTALRNGAYGPLDQVLGPWRRTGMIAQPEDGPVPYTDRADIAEATAVILAGDRSFDGPVTLTAPTAVTFDDFARIAADLTGHTVERVLVDDEQWVADQITIGVPEQAARLMLTWYQGARAGYFAEAGPLLAELLGREPRTAADRLAAHIAA encoded by the coding sequence ATGATCGTTGTCACCGGCGCTACCGGTGGGCTGGGCGGCGCCATCGTCCAGTACCTCCTCAAGCGCATACCCGCCGACCAGATCGGTGTCAGCGTCCGCGACGCCGCCAAGGCGCAGCACTTCGCCGACCGCGGCGTGCGCGTGCGGCAGGGCTCCTACGAGGACCCGGCCGCGCTGCGTGACTCGTTCGCCGGTGCCGAGCAGGTCCTGCTGGTGTCCGGTAACGACCCGGCCGCCGACATGGTCAGCCTGCACCGCAATGCCATCGAAGCCGCGGTCGCGGCCGGAGCCCGGCGGATCCTCTACACAAGCCAGCAGGGCGCCGTCCCCGGCAACCCGTACCGGCCGTCGGACATCCACATCGCCACCGAGACGATCCTCGGCGACTCCGGAGTCGACTGGACCGCACTGCGCAACGGCGCCTACGGTCCGCTCGATCAGGTTCTCGGCCCGTGGCGGCGGACCGGCATGATCGCTCAGCCGGAAGACGGCCCCGTCCCGTATACCGACCGTGCCGACATAGCCGAGGCCACTGCGGTCATCCTCGCCGGTGACCGTTCCTTCGATGGTCCTGTCACCCTTACCGCGCCGACCGCCGTGACTTTCGACGATTTCGCGAGGATCGCCGCTGACCTCACCGGTCACACTGTCGAACGCGTCCTCGTGGACGACGAACAGTGGGTCGCCGACCAGATCACGATCGGTGTGCCGGAGCAGGCGGCCCGGCTCATGCTCACCTGGTACCAGGGAGCCCGGGCGGGCTACTTCGCCGAAGCCGGCCCACTGCTGGCCGAACTCCTCGGCCGCGAGCCCCGCACCGCCGCCGACCGGCTCGCGGCCCACATCGCCGCCTGA